The genomic stretch GGCCGCACCTCGAAGAGGCAGGGTGGCGGGTGGCGGTCCTGGACCTTCGCGCTCTGGTCGAGTCACCGTCCTTCCACGCGGCGGTCTGCGAGTCCGCCGCCGACATCACCCGGGGCACGCCCACCGTGGTCGTGGGCCACAGCCGCGCCGGTCCCTATCTGCCCGGCATCGCCGACGCCGTCGGTGGCGACCGGCTCGACGTCGTCTTCATGGATGCCCGCCTGCCACATCCGGGGACGAGTTGGTTAGGGTCGCTGCCGCCGGAGCAGGCCACATGGTTGCGCGAGCTGGCGGCTCCCGGCCGGCTGCCGACGTGGGACACCTGGTTCCCCACCCACTCGATCGCCGAGATCCTGCCCGACCCGGAACAGCGGCGACGGGTGCTGCACGGCTTACCCGAGCTTCCGTGGCAGCTCGTCTCCGAGGTGCTACCGGCACCAGGGCGGGGGTGGCACTCTGCCGGACGGGTCTACCTCCAGTTAAGCGCCGCGTACCAGGCCACGGCGGTGCAGGCGGAGGAACGTGGATACCGGGTCCGGAGCCTGGACGCCGAACATCTGGCGATGATCACTCAGCCGGCGAGGGTGGCCGATCTGCTGCTGTCGGCCCTGCTGCCGTAAGGCGGCGGTGTCCAACTCCTGGCAGTTACCGGTGCGCCCGGCAGGATTCGAACCTGCGGCCTTGGGATTAGAAGTTGAATTCCGCACGGGTTAGCGCGTTGTCATGAGTGGCTAGGGGTGTCTATCTGTCCTGGTAGACACCCCTATGCTTGCCGGTCCGTGTCAGCTCGTGATGCCGGGTCCAACGGCGTCCGGGCTCACAGCGGGCACACCTGCACGACGGTCGGCGCGTAGTGCAGGCGTGGGTAGGTGGCCTCTGTAGAGCTGAACCCAATCTAGCGTAAACCGAAGCTGCGGATGAGATGAGGCCGCTCATTCAGTAGAAACTCCAAGCGGGCGTCATTCCAAACTTCGATTATTGGGCGCTGCCCACGGGAATTGTGTCGTTCGATCCAGGCGATGGCGTCAGAGGTGAAGCGTCCACTAGTCGCCAGAACAAGCACATCGAATGGCGGATTGTCCCAGTGGCTGATGCTTACGACGGCTTGGCTTGCATCAGTATCACGGATGGCGCGGGAGAGCCAATGCTTGCATTGAATTGCGACTCGCTGTGAACTATGCCCGCTCAATGGATCTTTGCGAAGGCGCATGGCACTCACATCACGCCCATGGTCGGCGGCGTTGGTGTGCATAAGCCAATCGACGTTTTCGTAACCCTCGGTCTCGACAACAAGCTGGAAGATAAGACGCTCAAAGGCGGTGAAGTCAATCTTCTCCCACGCCAATTCTAAGCCCGCTCGCCTGACGGGAAGGTCAACCGGCGAATATGCCATAGCGTCTTCGAGTTGGAGTGCTCGGGAGAAAAGTATGTGCGAAATCGTCGACTGTGGCAAGCGTGAGTCGCGCCGATAAACGCTTACGTCCCAACCTTGGGCGTAGGCGCGATCGACGTCTCCCGAGATTCTAGTTATTGCGCTGTTCGCGGCCTGCTTTGCAGGCACCCGTTCCCTCGCCATGTAAGCGGCGCTATCTCTTGCTGCTCGCCAGATGAAGTAGTACATCTGACCGATTGAGTACCAACGCAGCGCGTGGCGGAAAACCTCTTCTGTCCGTTGCCCTGGCGTAAAATCGAGCCCATGTCGTTTGAGCATGTGAACCAAATAGGCTTTGCACTCCGACACCGCGAGGTCGAACCAGAAGTCCGAGAACTGGTCCGTCCAACGGTCGGGCCAGTTGTCCCGAGAGATTATCTGGGAAAGTCCCTTGAGGTATTCTCGAAGCCGACTCTCCACATCGCCAGTGCCTGTCAGATAATAAGACGCAAGCATTGGGTAATGTTGGTTGTCAAGCGTGCCATCGTCCTTCCATACGAAAGCATCGGATGACGAAGAGGGATGTATCTGTAGAATCCCTCGGTCGATGAGGGCTTTGAGCAGCTTCAGATCAAGGTCTGATGTAGGCGTTAAGGGGGTGCCTCGTTCTACGACTGGAACGGTAACTCCTTCGGAGACCTCTTCTCCGTCTTCGAATAATGCGGCCACCGCTAGAGCCGATGGCAGATCGAGATCTTCGGCACGAATCGGTGACCCGCTCTCCGCTACTTCGAAGTGCTCGGAGATCGCAGCCTGCATAGCTGCCGCCGCTCTACGTCGGTCAGCTTCCAGTCGTTGCTTCTCTGATTCGACGCAGGTCCGGCAACGGGTGGGTGCGAAGCGGTGGCCGGAGGTCCATTCCGAACGAGTTCTGTATATGAATCCCTTGCCGCACTCAACGCATGACTTGCTGGACGAGCGGGCATAGCAAGATTCCGAGACGGTCTTGCTGATCTTATGTGCGGGCTGTTCAAAGCGCTCTGATAATTCTTTTACTGTCCATGAGAAGGAGCCGTCGTCTTCAGTAGCCCAATACATCGAGCAGAGATCAGCAAGTGTCGCATCCTCAGCTTCGACCTCGACCTTGAACTCCGGCACGAGACCTCCCTGGCCGTTCGTTAACCCGCCCTGGGACTTACAAATGCTCGGCAGGTAGGTTGCGTTTCCATTTCAATTCGACGGCTGCGAGTCATGTCGACAGCCAGTCTAGTGCTGGCCCTAGCGATTAGCTTTCGGGTGAAGTGGCAGGTCGAAGTGGTCTGCCCACCCGAATATGTCGTCCTTCAGATGTTCGCTATTTCTGATTCTCGATCGGCGGCGAAAAGTAGAGTCCCAACATCTGAGTTGTCCAGTCGGCTTGGCGAACTTCGCCTCGCGGGCCGAATTCCGAGAACCAAGGCTTGATGTCAAAAACGGGGCTGCCGCTAACCGCGTCCAGATCCTCAACGTGAAGGTCAAGACCCTCAACTTTGATGAGGCGGCACCGGGATACGCCTAGCCAGTTGATGCGGCGCATGTTGCGGTGGCCGAAGATGCCTACCTCGGGCCACTCGGGGTTGTCTCTCGGGCGGCGAGCACCAAGATGCAGATCGGTAGGATCTGTGAGGTGGAAGCGGAAGACGATTTCTAGGTGAGAGAACTCATCAAGCCCTTTGGTGGCAGCCGGCGAGAAGCGTTCGCCATCGATTCGGACGATCGCTCGGCTGCCGCCCCAGTAGTCGTCGGTCGGCTCGGTTCGCCCGCCTACGACGTGCGCAATGGGTTCGACGGTGAATCTTTCGGCTGTCATCGCGGCCTCCGGTCTTCGGGGTTGCTGTTTAGGCGAACGCTGCCAGGTAGCTCTTCGCTCGCGTGTCGATGTCTCGGACTGCTCGGATGTTGCGGCGCGTGTAGGGGGCAAGGATGGCGCGCATGTCGGCGGCAACTTGGCGTGTGCGGCCCGAGCGGACGCCGTCCATCGCGTCCAGCGCGCGGGACCACGTGCCGCAGGCTTCCTCGATCTCGCCCTGTCGTGCCTGCACTGCTCCCATGTATCCGAGGGTGACTGCATGGGTGCGCGTAAAGGCCGAGGCTTTCCGGGTCCTCACGCTGCGGCGGAAGTGTCTCGCCGCGCCCGCCAAGTCGCCCGTATCGCGAAGCGCGCAGGCAGTTTCGTGAGCCAGGCTGGCTTCCGCGAAGAAGAAGACCCTCCCGGGTTCGTCGTCGCCTTGGGTGGCGGAGGAGAGGTCATCCTCGGCACGGAGTAGCGCGCGGGCGGAGCGTTGTTTCTCGCCGTTCACCGCGAGCGCGCGAGCGTAGACAACGCCGAGTAGTGCGCGCTCTCTCGGGGAGGCGGACTCGTAGCGCTCACCGTCGACGGAAGCCGCCGCCAGGTCGAGAGCGTGCTTGTGGTGCCCGAGGTCGACGGCCTGGTGCGCCATTGCGCGTAGGACGTGGCCTGCCATCGCAGGATTGTCGGCCTCGGCGGCCAGCTTCACTGCCACGTTGAAATAGTGCTGGCCGACGTTGTGTTCGCCGTTGTCGAACGCCATCCAGCCCGCCAGGTAGGCCAGCTCACTGGCGGCGGTGAACATGTCACGTCTGAGGGTTTCGTCGGCGTACCGGCCGCGTAGGTAGTTCGCCACGTCGGAGGTGAGGTACTGGACGACTGCCGAGCGGGCGTGTCCGCCACCTCGCCGCTGGTCAACGCGTGAGAACAGCGAAACCATGTCGGTCACTGCCTCGACGTCGCCCTTACTCACGTTCCGGCCAGCTCCTGCACCACGGGTCTGGCCACGCTCGGCCATGTGCGTCCACCAGCGATCGGTTGGCAGCGCCAGCGCGGCGAGCGAGTAGGCGGCAGTGCTGAGAACGCGTCTGCGTTCAGCGTCCACGTCGACTCTCCCGAGTTCGGTTAGCGATGACAGCGTATCGACCTGCCAACCGAGCATGTCCGTTGAGGACAGCGGTTGGCCGGGCAA from Micromonospora sp. WMMD980 encodes the following:
- a CDS encoding restriction endonuclease → MPEFKVEVEAEDATLADLCSMYWATEDDGSFSWTVKELSERFEQPAHKISKTVSESCYARSSSKSCVECGKGFIYRTRSEWTSGHRFAPTRCRTCVESEKQRLEADRRRAAAAMQAAISEHFEVAESGSPIRAEDLDLPSALAVAALFEDGEEVSEGVTVPVVERGTPLTPTSDLDLKLLKALIDRGILQIHPSSSSDAFVWKDDGTLDNQHYPMLASYYLTGTGDVESRLREYLKGLSQIISRDNWPDRWTDQFSDFWFDLAVSECKAYLVHMLKRHGLDFTPGQRTEEVFRHALRWYSIGQMYYFIWRAARDSAAYMARERVPAKQAANSAITRISGDVDRAYAQGWDVSVYRRDSRLPQSTISHILFSRALQLEDAMAYSPVDLPVRRAGLELAWEKIDFTAFERLIFQLVVETEGYENVDWLMHTNAADHGRDVSAMRLRKDPLSGHSSQRVAIQCKHWLSRAIRDTDASQAVVSISHWDNPPFDVLVLATSGRFTSDAIAWIERHNSRGQRPIIEVWNDARLEFLLNERPHLIRSFGLR
- a CDS encoding TrmO family methyltransferase; the encoded protein is MTAERFTVEPIAHVVGGRTEPTDDYWGGSRAIVRIDGERFSPAATKGLDEFSHLEIVFRFHLTDPTDLHLGARRPRDNPEWPEVGIFGHRNMRRINWLGVSRCRLIKVEGLDLHVEDLDAVSGSPVFDIKPWFSEFGPRGEVRQADWTTQMLGLYFSPPIENQK
- a CDS encoding Tat pathway signal protein, with protein sequence MTHVEAVNVVKDRLKAGGAVPQPGPGNAKLAAVIAEAGMSHAEVARALVRVAQESNANEFVGVGRSHVSHWIAGSKPSGRAPLLLCEALSRKLGRVVTLDEIGLPGQPLSSTDMLGWQVDTLSSLTELGRVDVDAERRRVLSTAAYSLAALALPTDRWWTHMAERGQTRGAGAGRNVSKGDVEAVTDMVSLFSRVDQRRGGGHARSAVVQYLTSDVANYLRGRYADETLRRDMFTAASELAYLAGWMAFDNGEHNVGQHYFNVAVKLAAEADNPAMAGHVLRAMAHQAVDLGHHKHALDLAAASVDGERYESASPRERALLGVVYARALAVNGEKQRSARALLRAEDDLSSATQGDDEPGRVFFFAEASLAHETACALRDTGDLAGAARHFRRSVRTRKASAFTRTHAVTLGYMGAVQARQGEIEEACGTWSRALDAMDGVRSGRTRQVAADMRAILAPYTRRNIRAVRDIDTRAKSYLAAFA